The nucleotide sequence ACAGAGGTTTGAGCAGCTCCACCAAGGCCCGGACTCGATCGCGCTGCACTGCAGTGGCAGTCACCCACAAGGCATCTCCGCGTAGAGCCAGTTGTGCCCCCGTGCGGCGACCGATTAGCTTGAGGTTGGTGTCTTGAGGACCAGCCAAACAAAGGGCATTGCTGCTGCTGTAGAGGGCGATCGGCTCGGATTCAATCATGTGGAAAATAGTTTTCGGACCTCTAGGCTAACTTGCGAGCTAGGGTATAACGACTCACAAAGTGGGTGCTAACATTTAACACCTCGCAGTTAGCCGCCTGCAGGCGATCGCCTAAATCGTCGCGAATATAGTCGCGATAGTAGGGCTCGTGGAAGGTGCTGGCAAAGTTTTCCATCGATTCCAGCAGTTCGGGGGAGTCTCCCAGTTGGATAGAGTCACAGATAGCGATCGTACCCCCCGGTTTGAGGACGCGACTGGTTTCGTTAAGAGCGTTTTGGCGAGCATTGCCGGGAAGTTCGTGGAATAGAAAGACACTGGTGACGAGATCGAAAGTGGCGTCGGCGTAGGGCAAGGCTTCTGCGTTCGCTTGCAGCAGTTGGGGCAATTCGCCGGGACGTTCGCTCAAGAGCTGATTGGCTTTGCGCAAGTAGGCCGGAGAGAGGTCGGTGCCGAACAGTTGAGCAGAGGGGAAGGCAGCACGCAACATGCGCAGGGTGCGACCGGTGCCGCAGGCCAGATCGAGGATGCGGGTAAATTTGTCAGGTTTCGTGCCTGCGATTTCGACAATGGGACGAATGATGCGGCGACGCATGGCGTCGGCACTGCCGCCGAAGAGTAATTCCACTTGCAGATCGTATAGCTCTGCCGAGCGATCGCTGAGATACCCGTCGGTTTGGTGGTGGAAGTTTTGCAGGTAGTACTGAGGGTAACCTTCAGTATCGATGTCGGGAGAGAACTCTTGGTGTTGCTTGCGGCTGATGCGATCGCGGATAGAGAGGAGATCGAGCCAGACTAGGGGGTAAGTGCGGGCAAAGTCGAGCCAAGGGAGATCGAACAGCAGCGATTTGGGATAATAGCCCGCCTCTGCATCTCGATAGTCTACCGCTAAAAGTTGTTCGTAACGCTGCCGTACCAACTGGAGTGTGGAGTCACTCACCTTTGCGGCAGCCTTCTGTGGAGAGGAAGAGGCTTGTCCGCCTAAAAATTGCTGCGGTAACTCGGTGACGTCTGCGAGGAAGCGGCTGGCGCGCGAGGAGGTTAACTTGTGCAAGACTCCGAAGTAGTTCTTACTCCACTGGATGGCTTTGTAAGCGTTTTCTTCGAATGAATGAGAGGCTAGATCGGCAAAGTTGGGAACGACTTGCATGGCTGCGAGAAGGCAATACTGCTTAACTTATATTCATGTAACTGAATATAACGCATACTTCACTGACAGCCCCCGCGTCACTCCCGAGCGGGGCTATTCGATCGATGTATTGAGCGGTCCCGAGACATTCTCTGCCGTTTGGCCTCGTACAGCAACAGCGCCCCAGCCACCCCCACATTGAGAGACTCCACTCCGGCCGCCATCGGAATGTCAACCGCCGCATCTGCGATCGCCAACAGCTCGTCCGACAACCCAGCCCCTTCATTCCCCAATAAAAACAGCGTCGGTTGCGTCAAATCTAATTGCCAAAACGAGACAGCCGTGCGAGTGGCCGTCTCTGCTGCCGCCGCCAACAACTGTACTCCCTCTCCCTGACAGGTATTCAGCCAACTGGGCAAGTGGACAATCTCGGGGGGCTGGCGAAACCACTGACCGGCAGATGCCCTCAATACCTTGGGATGCTCTGGATCGACACTATCCGAACTCAGCCAAAGACCATCCGCACCTGCCGCCACTGCCGTTCGGATCGACATCCCCAAATTGCCGGGATCTTGCAGGCTGGCGAGGGCCAACCCCAAGCTCGGGATCGCAGGCTTGGCGATGGCGCGATGTTGGCAAAGGGCGACGACGCCATCGGGGGTTTGGGTGGTGGCGATCGCCGCCAACACCGCGTCTCCCACCAACTGCTGCCTGACTCCCGCCGGGATTTGTGCCTTCAAATGAGGGTGGCGCTCCGACCACTGGGGCGTAAAACAGACGGCGTCGATCGGCCATTGGGTGGCGATCGCCTCTTGCAATAAATGGGTCCCCTCCGCCAAAAAGACAGCCTGTTCCCGTCGCCCTTTGGCCCAGTGGAGTTGGCGCAACTGCCTTATCCAAGGGTTGCGGGTGCTGGTCAAAATGGCAGGGGTATCCACGATCGGGCTCGCTGAGAAGGAGGTCGAAGCTGAGTTAAAATCTATAGGCTATTGGGATGGGAGATCGGGTGTCGAGATAAGATGGGAATTCTGCAATCGCTCGATATTGAAGCATTTTTGCACCAGAGTGTTGGTGAATGGATGTCGCAACAGACGAGCCATCAAGTGGCCTTTCGTCGCTACGAAAGTGGTCAATCCACCCTCGAGATCGAATGGGTGAGGGCCGATGCTCCCGAGGCGATTGCTGCCTGCGAGCAGCACGGCCTCAATCCTGCGATTGCCTTGGGCGGTCTCAGCACTACCTGGAGGGGGCGCCTGGGGCAAGAAACTGTCGAACGCACCGAACGCAACCTTCTCATCCTCCTGCCCGATCGCGATAATCCCAGACAGGGCAAGCTGGTATACCAATTGAATGGCGATCGACAATCTTCTGTACGGGGCACTTACTCTCTCGGCAGCGACGAAGCGCTTACCCTGATTACAATCGACAAAGAGACCTCATTGCAAGAACGGATTTGGTTTGCCAGCGAGAATCTGCGCTTGCGCTCGGCAGTCTGCAAGCAACAGGGCGGCTTCAGCACTGCTTCGCTCAATTCTGACATTCGCCGCTTGTCCCGCTCCTAGAGAGATTGGAGCATGGATGCGCGCTTTTCACTCGCACCGATGTCTCCTTTAATTCGAGGGCTCACAGTCTTGCTGTGGCTGTTGCCGCTTGGGTTTGGAGGGTATGCGATCGCGGCTCGATCGTGGCCTAGCGGACTCTTGTTTCTGTTCCTCTTCAGTCTGTATGGAGCCGTCTGGATAGGGTGTCGGCCCTCTGGATTTGCGGTATCCAGTTAAGCGGTATCCAGTTAAGCGGTATCCAGTTAAGACGTAGCCATTGTGTTTCCAATCTGGACGCGCCGCATTCCTTTCAGGGACATTGCCAGACCTGAGTTCGATGACTCTGCATGGCCCTCACCCCCGGCCCCTCTCCCAAACTTGGGAGAGGGGAGAAACAGCCGAAAATCCTTACGGGGTCTTGTTCCCCTGTCCCCAAAGTTGGGGGTAGGGGTTAGGGGAAGGGGGCCACAGGCATCTAGACAAATGGCCAATGTTTCGGAATATGAATTTCGCCAGCAGCATCAGAATTGGGGGAAGGGGCTAGGGGATGGGGCCAGACACTTGTCGAACTGACATTGCCAGCGTTCGAGTCGCCAATCAGGCGGATATCAAACGGGAGCTGGGGTGGAGTGTTCGCATTGGCGTGGGAGGGTTGTGATGGTGGCAAACCTCCAGACAATCCTCCCCAATACCCTCACTCGGTAGCCCTAGCAGAGGCAAGACTGACCTTGAGGGAATGAACTCCGCAGCGCATCAAAAGGCTAATATATTAACCTTATACAGGTCGGCAAATCCAAAAAGCTCACGAAAATCACCTAGTTCGATGTGCTAAGGTCGGCCAATTTACCCAGAAACGCTTTACAAGCATTAGTGTTCGTACTAAAATTTTGGAGAAATAAATCATTGATGTTTTACTCTGACCTGTTCGTCGCGAAATACGTTTAGAAATCGATCTGCAGATCGATTTCTAAACGTATAGAACTAACGCCAGCTTGGGTGGGCGATCGCTCTGCTGGCAAGCATTGTTCTAAATAATTGGGTGTGTTCTAAATAATTGGGTGACTGACGAGAGATATACGGGCTCTGGACCGTGGCTTAGATGGGCATGTGTTGCCTTAAAAGTTCCTTTCTATTGCATTTGAAGGTGGATAAGCGCGATGGGGCCAATTTCAAATCAATCCCGAAGTTACTCCTATGCTGTTGCCATATCGCTATCTGGCGATATAGCTCATGCTTCCGTGAAGTCGGCATTCAAGCGAATGGTCGATCTTGTCGGGGCTTCAGTCGGCTTGATTGTTTTGTTGCTGCTCTTTGTGCCGATCGCTGTGGCGATCGGCTTAGATAGTCCGGGTCCTATTATCTTTAGGCAAAAGCGGTACGGTTTGCACGGACAGCCTTTTCAAGTTTTGAAGTTCCGCTCGATGGTAGATGGGGCAGATGCTTGCAAGTGCGAGGTTGAGAATGAAGCCAACGGACCGATTTTTAAAAACCGCAACGATCCTAGAGTGACTCGCGTCGGCCGCTTCCTACGCTCCAAAAGTCTGGACGAATTGCCTCAGTTTTGGAATATTTTGATGGGGGAAATGAGTCTGGTGGGAACTCGCCCGCCGACGGAAGACGAGATTCTGCAATACGGCGATCGCCATTGGCAGCGTTTGAATGTCAAACCTGGCTTGACGGGAGAATGGCAGGTCTGTGGCCGCTCCTCAGTCGATAACTTTGAAGATATTCTCGATCTCGACTTGGCCTATCAGGCGAAATGGACGCCGATCTACGATTTACAGGTGCTCTGGCAGACCGTCCTCGCCGTCCTCTTCGGCAAAGGGGCATGGTAATTGCCCGTCAGGATTTGAACGTTCTGCCTAATGTTCAAGTGAAAGTCAGGAAATCAGCCAAGAGATAAATCACGAACAACTCAATTCAGTAGGGGCATAGATATTGCAGTCGAGAACATAGCAACTTGTAATTGCGATCCCTCTTGCCATACTCTGGAGATTCTTCTCCCGATGAGCATTCTATTTGACGTATAATTATAGTCTCAGAGATTTTTCTGGAAATCTTCTAGGCTCTCTGCTTCTAAAGCAATATCTAGAAGTTCCTCGAGTCGCTCTGGATTGGCGATCGCCTGTAGCGATGTCGAGACAGCTTGAGGGAGCGGTCCAAACTGATGGGATAGGAGGCGGACAAGCATCCGCTTCCCCTCTTCTGCCTTACCTCTAGCTTCGCCTCTAGCTTCGCCTTTAGCTTCGCCTTTAGCTTCGCCTCTAGCCTCAGCTTCGCTCAACCAATCCTTCAATAGGGGAGACTCCATCAAATCCAACATTTTTCTGCTCCTGAGGAATTCTTCGATAACATCCCGCCCCGTCGGCTGGAGCGAACTCAACAGCACCGCCACCGCGAGCAAATCCTGTTGCCTCGACTTTAATTCTACTCGCTCGGAAATGGCTGCTTCACAAGCCTCAAGCCGCTGCTTCAGATTGTTCGGCGGTCCCATCAGAGGTATCAAGGGCAGCAGGCCGGGGCGATCGCTGGCTAAAATCGTCGCTGGATCTTGCTCCCAGAGCCTGAGGATTCGAAATTGCACTCGAATCCCGCCGCATTCATAGACATCGGGCATCTCCCGAGCCGCTTTGCTGTC is from Synechococcus sp. PCC 7336 and encodes:
- a CDS encoding class I SAM-dependent methyltransferase; this translates as MQVVPNFADLASHSFEENAYKAIQWSKNYFGVLHKLTSSRASRFLADVTELPQQFLGGQASSSPQKAAAKVSDSTLQLVRQRYEQLLAVDYRDAEAGYYPKSLLFDLPWLDFARTYPLVWLDLLSIRDRISRKQHQEFSPDIDTEGYPQYYLQNFHHQTDGYLSDRSAELYDLQVELLFGGSADAMRRRIIRPIVEIAGTKPDKFTRILDLACGTGRTLRMLRAAFPSAQLFGTDLSPAYLRKANQLLSERPGELPQLLQANAEALPYADATFDLVTSVFLFHELPGNARQNALNETSRVLKPGGTIAICDSIQLGDSPELLESMENFASTFHEPYYRDYIRDDLGDRLQAANCEVLNVSTHFVSRYTLARKLA
- a CDS encoding RNA methyltransferase, with protein sequence MDTPAILTSTRNPWIRQLRQLHWAKGRREQAVFLAEGTHLLQEAIATQWPIDAVCFTPQWSERHPHLKAQIPAGVRQQLVGDAVLAAIATTQTPDGVVALCQHRAIAKPAIPSLGLALASLQDPGNLGMSIRTAVAAGADGLWLSSDSVDPEHPKVLRASAGQWFRQPPEIVHLPSWLNTCQGEGVQLLAAAAETATRTAVSFWQLDLTQPTLFLLGNEGAGLSDELLAIADAAVDIPMAAGVESLNVGVAGALLLYEAKRQRMSRDRSIHRSNSPARE
- a CDS encoding phycobiliprotein lyase, translating into MGILQSLDIEAFLHQSVGEWMSQQTSHQVAFRRYESGQSTLEIEWVRADAPEAIAACEQHGLNPAIALGGLSTTWRGRLGQETVERTERNLLILLPDRDNPRQGKLVYQLNGDRQSSVRGTYSLGSDEALTLITIDKETSLQERIWFASENLRLRSAVCKQQGGFSTASLNSDIRRLSRS
- a CDS encoding sugar transferase; this translates as MVDLVGASVGLIVLLLLFVPIAVAIGLDSPGPIIFRQKRYGLHGQPFQVLKFRSMVDGADACKCEVENEANGPIFKNRNDPRVTRVGRFLRSKSLDELPQFWNILMGEMSLVGTRPPTEDEILQYGDRHWQRLNVKPGLTGEWQVCGRSSVDNFEDILDLDLAYQAKWTPIYDLQVLWQTVLAVLFGKGAW